The candidate division KSB1 bacterium genomic sequence GGTCCAACTGCAAACATTGAAAGCGCAGACGAATCGGATTTTGGCGGTGAGGGTAGGGTGTTGAAAACCTCGACGAGGGAGTCTTGAGCTAAAACAGCCTTTCCGGAAACCCATGAAATACTTATGACAAAAAAGGCGACGAGTGCAAATTGTAATTTATCCGTGGTAACCACGGCTGCAAATCCACCCAAGAAAGAATAAAGAGCCACGACCACGGCTATGAATGCCAGAATCAGATGAAAAGAAACATCCAGAATCGGTGAGAGTATTTTTGCGGCAGCAAAAAGTTCTGCGCCGCCCCAAACCAAAAATACGAATGCAAGAGGCAGCGCTAAATAAGCGCGGGCGCTTTGACCGAATCGCTGGGCGACCATTTCCGGCTGTGAGAAGGCAGGTAACTTGCGAAAATGTGGAGTCAAAATATAGTAAAATACCATGACAATGAGCCACGGAATGGCCAGAAGCCACAGTGCACTTAAACCGTACCAGTAGACCAATTGTACCGCATAAACACACGACCAGCTGATCGACATGAAGCTGGCTGAAATAGAGAGACCAGTTGCCCAGGGGCCGAGGGATTTGCCGGCCGCCCAAAAATCAACATCGACTTCAGAAGCAGGTTGTTTGGATCGATAGCTTCGCCAACCCAGGTAAACAACAAATACTGCATAAAGAATAAAACCTAGCCAGTAAATTGGAATCATGTTAGAAAAAAGCTACTTACTTTCTTTTTGCCAGTAGACATCGTCCATATTATTTTTAAAATTCTCAAATCTCGCTAGGACAAACAATGTGTCAGAAAGCCGGTTCAAGTACTTTAAGGCGGATTTGCCAATCTCTTCTTTTTTGGAGAGACTCACGACAAGCGTTTCAGCGCGGCGGCAAACACAGCGCGCCTGGTGTAAAAAAGCCGAAACTTTGGTACCACCGGGAAGAATAAAATCTTCCAGGGGCTTTAATTCTTCGTTCAGCCGATCCATTGATTTTTCTAATGCTGTAACCTGGTTTGCTTCAATTTGCTGCATCTCCCATTTTTGTTTATCTTCTTCAAGAACACAAAGGTCACCACCGAGAGTGAAAAGCTCATGCTGGATTTTTGTGAGAGTCGCTTTGACTTCAGCGATGGGTTCAAAAGAAATTGCGATCCCGATCACCGAGTTCAATTCATCAACAGTGCCATAGGCCTGAATTCTGATTGAGTCTTTGGCGACTTCCTGGCCGCCGCCTAATCGAGTCGTCCCTTTGTCCCCTTGTTTGGTATAAACTTTTGTAATTCTAAGACCCATTGTTTATTCTCCTTCTCGTAGGAAACTTCATTTATTGCTAGGGTGCGATGAGTCGGATCTGTAGGTGAGAGGTTTTAACCCTTGACTTTTATGCGATTTTTATGTATTATTATGCCTGACAAGGGGCCGTAGCTCAGTTTGGGAGAGCGCATGACTGGCAGTCATGAGGTCGAGGGTTCGATCCCCTTCGGCTCCACCAAACAGCCTTTAGACAGTGCGCTTAGGGCTGTATTTATTGATCATTAATTCCGCTTGAGGAAACCGACAGTTATAAAACTATATAAATTCCTGCCGCACTTGTTTTCACACGAAAATTGTTTAAAAATACGTTGAGAATCCTGGTCATTTTTTACTATAAACTTTTTAACATTGCCGCAAGCTTCACACGTAATTATAAATTCCTTAACGTCGATCGTCTCCATGTCGCAAGCTCCTTCAGATCATCGGGTTTAACTCAAAGTGTTCTGGTAAATATATGAAATTTTTATTGATGTTAAAAGAAAAAACTTTTAAAATTTTTTGTTTGAGATTCTGAGGTTTTAGTCATGTTAAAAATTGCCGTTATTTCAATATTGCTTCTTATCGCATTTTTGTATAGCAGAAAAGGCCGAGCCTTGCACGAATCAGTCCGAAAAAAAAGAAGGCGAATCTTGGATAGGCTTTCCGGATATAACCGCGATTAGACTGAAAAAATATGTTGCATACTTATTATATTTTTGGTATCTTTCGGCTCTTTAATGAAATTAGCGGGAGTAGCTCAGTTGGTAGAGCATCACCTTGCCAAGGTGAATGTCGCGAGTTCGAGTCTCGTCTCCCGCTCTAATGAATAGATCAGGGTTTCACGGCTCTGATTTTTTTGTTCTACTTATGCTGGCGGCGTAGCCAAGTGGCTAAGGCGGAGGTCTGCAAAACCTCTATTCATCGGTTCGAGTCCGATCGCCGCCTCTAAGCAATGTGATCTCTAAATATCATCGCAATGTGGATTATAGTGTTTGTGTGTTCGAGTGTTCAGGTGCTAATATCCTGAAATTAATCAACTTGATAAAATACGTAAACACTTTAACACCTGAACACTTTATATTGCCCGGTTGTTTAGGAAACGTTGCCCTAGTTGGTGGCCGGGGTGGCGAAATTTGGTAGACGCAAGGGACTTAAAATCCCTCGGAGACTTGTCTCCGTGCCGGTTCGAGTCCGGCCCTCGGCACTTAAATTGGGACTAAATCAAAATGAAATTTCGGCATCCTTTGTTTTTAGCTATTTTAGGGTCTATCGGCCCAACGAGGTGATTCGAGTTGGTTTTGATCTCGACAGAGCCCATTTTTTCGTTTCTCAAACGCAAGAAGAATTACATAATATATAGGGTTACCCCCATTTTTCAAACGCCTCCAAGATTGAGGACAAGTTGAGGGCTTTTATTCCATTTGATTGTACTCACCGTGATGTATTTCTGGAGTGAGCATTGAAACACTTTTAGAATTTTAGAAGCGCGGTGCCACAAACATCTCAACTCTTCTGCCTTTAGCGAATTCATCTGTCGTTTGAATCCTGCCCAGGAATTTTTCTTTAATTTCAATTTTGTATTCTTCTTTTAAGTTATCTATAAAATCCGTTAAAACTTTATTTTGTTTGGCTGCAAGGGCATCTTCCTGCACTTGTTTCTTGACTTCTTGCAAGGTTCTGTACCGTTTTGCTTTTTTTTCGAAAACCTTGAAAATAGAAAAGCCAGGTCCGTATGTAGGATCATCTATTTCATAAGGCCCTGCA encodes the following:
- a CDS encoding cob(I)yrinic acid a,c-diamide adenosyltransferase, which translates into the protein MGLRITKVYTKQGDKGTTRLGGGQEVAKDSIRIQAYGTVDELNSVIGIAISFEPIAEVKATLTKIQHELFTLGGDLCVLEEDKQKWEMQQIEANQVTALEKSMDRLNEELKPLEDFILPGGTKVSAFLHQARCVCRRAETLVVSLSKKEEIGKSALKYLNRLSDTLFVLARFENFKNNMDDVYWQKESK